A section of the Piliocolobus tephrosceles isolate RC106 chromosome 14, ASM277652v3, whole genome shotgun sequence genome encodes:
- the C14H9orf16 gene encoding UPF0184 protein C9orf16 homolog codes for MSGPNGDLGMPVEAGAEGEEDGFGEAEYAAINSMLDQINSCLDHLEEKNDHLHARLQELLESNRQTRLEFQQQLGEAPSDASP; via the exons ATGTCGGGCCCCAACGGGGACCTGGGGATGCCGGTGGAGGCGGGAGCGGAAGGCGAGGAGGATGGCTTCGGGGAAGCAG AATACGCTGCCATCAACTCCATGCTGGACCAGATCAACTCCTGTCTGGACCACCTGGAGGAGAAGAACGACCACCTCCACGCCCGCCTCCAGGAGCTGCTGGAGTCCAACCGGCAGACACGCCTGGAGTTCCAGCAGCAGCTCGGGGAGGCCCCCAGTGATGCCAGCCCCTAG
- the LCN2 gene encoding neutrophil gelatinase-associated lipocalin, with product MPLGLLWLGLALLGALHAKAQDSSSDLIPAPPLSKVPLQQNFQDNQFQGKWYVVGLSGNAVRREDKAPLKMYATIYELKEDKSYNVTSILFRKEKCDYWIRTFVPGSQPGEFTLGNIQGYPGITSYIVRVVSTNYKQYAMVFFKKVSQNKEYFKITLYGRTKELTSELKENFIRFSKSLGLPENHIVFSVPIDQCIDG from the exons ATGCCCCTAGGTCTCCTGTGGCTGGGCCTAGCCCTGTTGGGGGCTCTGCATGCCAAGGCCCAGGACTCCAGCTCAGACCTGATCCCGGCCCCACCTCTGAGCAAGGTCCCTCTGCAGCAGAACTTCCAGGACAACCAG TTCCAGGGGAAGTGGTATGTGGTAGGCCTGTCAGGGAATGCAGTTCGCAGAGAAGACAAAGCCCCGCTAAAGATGTATGCCACCATCTATGAACTGAAAGAAGACAAGAGCTACAACGTCACCTCCATCCTGTTCAG GAAAGAGAAGTGTGACTACTGGATCAGAACTTTTGTTCCAGGTTCCCAGCCTGGCGAGTTCACACTGGGCAACATTCAGG GTTACCCTGGAATAACGAGTTACATCGTTCGAGTGGTGAGCACCAACTACAAACAGTATGCCATGGTGTTCTTCAAGAAAGTTTCTCAAAACAAGGAGTACTTCAAGATCACCCTCTACG GGAGAACCAAGGAGCTGACTTCGGAACTAAAGGAGAACTTCATCCGCTTCTCCAAATCTCTGGGCCTCCCTGAAAACCACATCGTCTTCTCTGTCCCAATTG ACCAGTGTATCGATGGCTGA